The genomic stretch TAGCAAACCGGGAATAGACTGGTTTATAAGGGCTTTAAAGGCTCTAATAGGGCCTATTATCTTCCTTACTATAGTATCTGGTATTATTGGTCTTGAAAGCATGAAGGATCTTGGCAGTATAGGACTAAAGGGCTTTATCTACTTTGAAATAGTAAGCACGATAGCTCTTGCTGTTGGAATTTTATTTGGAGAAGTATTAAAACCTGGACATGATATGCATTTGGATTGGACTACACTAGATCCAGGAAGCATAGAAAAATACACATATATAGATAAAGATGTTGGCTCCGTCTGGTCAATACTAAAAAGTGCGGTACCAAGCGATCCTATAACGCCTTTCTTGCATTCAAACACATTGCAAGTGCTTTTTATGGCGATAGTTACTGCGATTACTATTTCCTTTTTAAAGAGCGACTACAAAAAGAAAATTTTAAAACCGCTTGAGTTTGTTCAGCATTACGTATTAAAACTTCTTACCATACTAATGCTTTTTAGCCCTGTTGCTGCGTTTTCTGCAATGGCATTTTTGATAGGCAAATTTGGCATAGATTCACTTTTAGGAATGATAGAGCTTCTACTAGTAATGGCAGCAGCTAGCCTATTTTTTATTTTTGTGGTTCTTGGCACTATATGCTATTTTGCTAAGGTCAATATATTTAAATTTATGCGCTTTATAGCAAAAGAAGTTTTAGTAGTATTTGCGACAAGCTCGTCAGAAACGGCTCTGGCACCACTTATGCAAAAACTAGAAAAAGCGGGCATCCATAGAGGTGCAGTAGGGCTTATAATACCTACAGGATATTCTTTTAATCTTGATTGCACCAATATATACTTAAGCCTTAGCGTTATCTTTCTGGCTCAAGCTTTTGGCATACCTCTAACTATCGAGCACCTAATACAAATTTTAGTTATATTGATGGTTACAAGCAAGGGTGCAGTAGGAGTTACCGGATCTGGATTTATAGTTTTAGCAGGCACCCTAGCGGCCCTACCTAGTGCCGGAATACCTGTAGTTACGGTAGCGGTACTACTGGGAGTAGATAAATTTATGTCAGAGATGAGAGCGGTAGGAAATCTATGTGGTAATGCCGTTGGATGTCTAATCATATCAATTTGGGACAAGAAAGTAAATATGGAGCAATTTCGCTACGCATTAGATCATCCTGAAGAATTTGAATTTCATGCATAATTTAAGAGGAGAGATTAAATCTCCTCTTAAATTAAATTAGCTATTCCAAATTTCCTCATCTAGCTCACGTTCACTTTTAGCCACAAAAACTGCGCCCATCATATCCCCAACCACATTCATAGATGTTCTTCCCATGTCAAGTATGGCATCAATGCCCAAAATCATACCGTAAGCTATAGCTATCACGCTACTAGCCTCTACTTTTAAACCTACAGATTCAAGAACCATAAGAAGCATTACAGCTCCTGCTCCAGGCACAACTGCTGTTCCGATGGAGGCCAATAAAGCAGTTATTACTACTGTTAATTGCTGAGAAAAATCAAGTGGCATGCCTACTACGTTTGCAATAAATATCGCACAAACTCATAAATATATAGTTGCTCCATCCATATTGATAGTTGAACCCACAGGCAAAGTAAAACCATAAATACTTCTATGTACACCCATATCTTTTTCAGCAGTCTCCATAGAGATAGGCAAAGTGGCTCCAGAAGACCTAGTAACAAATGCAGTAATCATAGGAGGACGCACTTTTTTTATAAAAACAATCGGATTTAGTCCAACAATCAAGCACGCCACACAATAAACTAATGAAATTTGCAAAGCAAGCCCTATATATACGCTTATAGTCACATTAGCCAAAGGACCAAACGCCTCTTCTGCGCCACTTTTTGAAAATACTATAAGAATAAGAGCAAACACACCAATAGGCGCATATTGCATAACCCAACCAACAACTTTAAACATAACGCTACTTACGCCCTCAAAAAACAGATAAACATTATTAGCCGCATTTCTTACAGCCTGACTTTCACTGTCTTTGCAAAAAGCCAAAGCGATTCCAAAGAATAGACAAAAACATATAGTCGGCAAAACCTCGGCATTCGCTATAGAGCCAAATAGGTTAGTAGGAATTATATTTAATAAAATTTCAACCAATCCAGGAGATTTAGCCTCTTTGGCCACTCCTGCGATATGAGCCAACTCAAGCCCTACTCCTGGCTTAAAAATAGATCCAACAAAAAGTCCTATTACTATCGCACAAAGCGAAGTAGCCATATAAAACACTATAATTTTTCACACCGACTTTTCCAAGATGTGCAGGAGAAGTACTGCTAGCACCAACTATCAAAGTACAGACTATGACAGGGATCATAATCATCTTTAAAAGCCTTATAAAGATATCTCCAAAAGGTTTTTAAGATCTCTATCGCGCTGGAATATCATATAAAATATAGCACCCAAAATAAGACCTATTAAAATTCTAACCAATAAATTACTTTTGAAGTAAAAACTAAAAATACTTTTTTTGACTCAGCCACAAAAGCCTCCTTGATATTTGATTGGTATCTGATTTTATCTTTATTTGTCTTAAAAGGATAATGATTTTAAAAAAACCTAATAAATTTAAATTGAGTGTTAAAAATAATCCAAATTTTTAAAATTTTAGAGAATTTAGCTTAAAAAATATTTCTTATAAAATTTATAAATTTTATTTTAAACTTATTAATTTATTTTAATTTTTATTACACTATAATTTTATAAATTTTTAATCTAAATTTAGGAGGAATAAATGGATATAGTCGAAAGATTTTTGCGATATACAAAAATCAACACAACTACAAATAGAGAGGCTGGAGCTGCTGGCATAATGCCTTCAAATCCTGTTGAAATGGAGCTTGCAAAGCTTCTTGAAAACGAGCTAAAAGAGCTTGGACTAAAAGATATAAAAAGGCGCGAGAATAGTATAACAACTGCTATTTTGCCTTCAAATTCAAGCAAAAAGCTTCCATCGGTTGCATTTTTTGCACACCTTGATACAAGCGCGGAGCAAAAAAACGATACTAAAGCTCAAATAGTAAGCTACAAAGGCGGAGATATAACTCTAAATAAAGAGCTAAATATCGTAATGAAAGAAAGTGAATTTCCAGAACTTAAAAACTATGTAGGCGATGATATAATAGTAACCGATGGCACTAGCTTGCTTGGGGCGGATGATAAGGCTGCAATAGCGAGCATTATGAATGCTTTGCAATTTTTTGTGCAAAATCCTGATATCGAGCACGGCGATATAGTGGCTTGCTTCTTGCCTGATGAAGAGCAAGGGCTTAGAGGAGCTAAGGCACTAAATATAAGCGAGATAAACACAGATTTTGGTTACTGTTTGGATTGCTGTGGCATAGGTGAGTTTATATATGAAAACTGGAATGCGGGCGATGCGGTGGTTACTTTTACAGGTCAATCCGCTCATCCAATGAATGCAAAAGGTAAACTTATAAATTCACTTCTTATGGCACATAAATTTATCTCTATGCTTCCTGGTGGAGAGGCTCCCGAGTATACCGAAAATAGAGAGGGATACTACTGGGTAAAAGAGCTTAGCGGAAATAGTGCAAAGACTGTTTTAAAACTTGATGTAAGAGAATTTAATGATAAAAAATATTCCGAGAGAATGCAATTTTTACAAGATTTAACAGACTCTTGCAATAAAATTTGGGGTGCCGGCAGAGTAAGTATAAAACTTTCCGATAGATACAAAAATGTTTACAACTATCTTACAGAAGGCGAAAATAGTCTTCCTATAGTGGCTGCCAAAAAAGCTTATGAAAGCTTAGGTATCACACCAAAAGTTAT from Campylobacter sp. RM16189 encodes the following:
- a CDS encoding cation:dicarboxylase symporter family transporter — encoded protein: MKSQKSKFKRIVTSLAFWVVLGIAAGIFVGVTFPDLGVASKPGIDWFIRALKALIGPIIFLTIVSGIIGLESMKDLGSIGLKGFIYFEIVSTIALAVGILFGEVLKPGHDMHLDWTTLDPGSIEKYTYIDKDVGSVWSILKSAVPSDPITPFLHSNTLQVLFMAIVTAITISFLKSDYKKKILKPLEFVQHYVLKLLTILMLFSPVAAFSAMAFLIGKFGIDSLLGMIELLLVMAAASLFFIFVVLGTICYFAKVNIFKFMRFIAKEVLVVFATSSSETALAPLMQKLEKAGIHRGAVGLIIPTGYSFNLDCTNIYLSLSVIFLAQAFGIPLTIEHLIQILVILMVTSKGAVGVTGSGFIVLAGTLAALPSAGIPVVTVAVLLGVDKFMSEMRAVGNLCGNAVGCLIISIWDKKVNMEQFRYALDHPEEFEFHA
- the pepT gene encoding peptidase T produces the protein MDIVERFLRYTKINTTTNREAGAAGIMPSNPVEMELAKLLENELKELGLKDIKRRENSITTAILPSNSSKKLPSVAFFAHLDTSAEQKNDTKAQIVSYKGGDITLNKELNIVMKESEFPELKNYVGDDIIVTDGTSLLGADDKAAIASIMNALQFFVQNPDIEHGDIVACFLPDEEQGLRGAKALNISEINTDFGYCLDCCGIGEFIYENWNAGDAVVTFTGQSAHPMNAKGKLINSLLMAHKFISMLPGGEAPEYTENREGYYWVKELSGNSAKTVLKLDVREFNDKKYSERMQFLQDLTDSCNKIWGAGRVSIKLSDRYKNVYNYLTEGENSLPIVAAKKAYESLGITPKVIPMRGGYDGSVISEKGIPCPNIFTGAHNFHSIYEYLPVKSLHASSNVVKEIIKNLAK